In one window of Protaetiibacter larvae DNA:
- a CDS encoding class I SAM-dependent methyltransferase, translating to MPPEHYFTSSPSGEPVLRTLGVRLAGRDVEVTTANGIFSPERIDVGTQVLLAHTPAPPPGGDFLDLGCGWGPIALSLALESPRATVWAVDVNERALDLVRRNAAALGLDNVRVCTPDEVPEDVRFRTIWSNPPIRVGKNELHAMLSRWLPRLSLGSDAWLVVQRNLGSDSLQRWLQGELPSDFTVVRAATSKGFRVLRVRHRSGTGLTQPLDVVPAL from the coding sequence ATGCCACCCGAGCACTACTTCACGAGCTCGCCCTCCGGCGAACCGGTGCTCAGAACCCTCGGCGTGCGTCTGGCCGGGCGCGACGTCGAGGTGACGACCGCGAACGGCATCTTCAGCCCCGAGCGGATCGACGTCGGCACCCAGGTGCTGCTCGCCCACACGCCCGCCCCGCCGCCCGGCGGCGACTTCCTCGACCTCGGCTGCGGTTGGGGCCCCATCGCGCTGAGCCTCGCCCTGGAGTCGCCGCGCGCGACCGTCTGGGCGGTCGACGTCAACGAGCGCGCACTCGACCTCGTGCGCCGCAACGCGGCGGCGCTCGGGCTCGACAACGTCCGGGTGTGCACGCCCGACGAGGTGCCGGAGGATGTCCGGTTCCGCACCATCTGGTCGAATCCGCCCATCCGGGTCGGCAAGAACGAGCTCCACGCGATGCTCTCGCGCTGGCTGCCGCGCCTGAGCCTCGGCTCGGACGCCTGGCTCGTCGTGCAGCGCAACCTCGGATCCGACTCGCTGCAGCGCTGGCTGCAGGGCGAACTGCCCTCCGATTTCACCGTCGTGCGGGCCGCCACGAGCAAGGGCTTCCGCGTGCTGCGCGTGCGGCATCGCTCGGGCACGGGGCTCACTCAGCCGCTGGATGTGGTCCCCGCGCTCTGA
- the dapF gene encoding diaminopimelate epimerase, translating into MSIEIAFTKGHGTGNDFVLFADPDGEIELDAAQLAALADRRFGVGGDGVIRAVRSARLAEGAAALAEDPDAEWFMDYHNADGSPAEMCGNGIRVYGAFLLAEGLLELGVGETVPIGTRGGVRLLTRTADGFEADLGPFVIAGDAMVSARRLDVDRPGLAVGVGNPHVVVALADDAELDALDLSDAPVVSPTPPHGANVEFVVPAEPLVAGGVGRIRMRVHERGSGETLSCGTGAAAAALATRSWAGDGAPDAWRVEVPGGVVGVRVAETADGPHVLLSGPAELVFDGALEL; encoded by the coding sequence GTGAGCATCGAGATCGCCTTCACGAAGGGGCACGGCACGGGCAACGACTTCGTGCTGTTCGCCGATCCCGACGGCGAGATCGAGCTCGACGCCGCGCAGCTCGCGGCGCTCGCCGACCGCCGCTTCGGCGTCGGGGGAGACGGCGTCATCCGCGCCGTGCGCTCCGCACGGCTTGCCGAGGGGGCGGCGGCGCTCGCCGAGGACCCCGACGCCGAGTGGTTCATGGACTACCACAACGCCGACGGCAGCCCCGCGGAGATGTGCGGCAACGGCATCCGCGTGTACGGTGCGTTCCTGCTCGCCGAGGGGCTCCTCGAGCTGGGCGTGGGGGAGACGGTGCCGATCGGCACGCGGGGCGGGGTGCGCCTGCTCACCCGCACGGCCGACGGCTTCGAGGCCGACCTGGGCCCCTTCGTCATCGCCGGTGACGCCATGGTGTCGGCTCGTCGGCTCGACGTCGACCGGCCGGGGCTGGCCGTGGGCGTCGGCAACCCGCACGTGGTCGTGGCGCTCGCCGACGATGCCGAGCTCGACGCGCTCGACCTCTCGGACGCGCCTGTGGTGTCCCCGACGCCGCCGCATGGCGCCAACGTCGAGTTCGTGGTGCCCGCCGAACCGCTCGTTGCGGGGGGCGTGGGCCGCATCCGGATGCGTGTGCACGAGCGCGGCAGCGGCGAGACGCTGTCGTGCGGCACGGGGGCGGCGGCTGCGGCGCTGGCGACCCGGTCGTGGGCGGGCGACGGCGCACCGGACGCCTGGCGGGTGGAGGTGCCGGGCGGCGTCGTGGGCGTGCGCGTCGCCGAGACCGCCGACGGTCCGCACGTGCTCCTCAGCGGTCCCGCCGAGCTGGTCTTCGACGGCGCGCTGGAGCTCTGA
- a CDS encoding SRPBCC family protein gives MSHIRIVSRAVIHAPAAAAWAVLSDYANDPLWRAGVSRMEQTPPGRIREGARAVEQLRVLGRELRNDVVVEDVEEGAWFAWRVIGGVDAHGTRRILPFDAHSCELVTEKHLALSGTDRLLTPLVAWTIRRTEAADARRAAGLVESRI, from the coding sequence ATGTCACACATCCGCATCGTCAGTCGCGCCGTCATCCATGCGCCCGCCGCGGCGGCATGGGCGGTGCTCTCCGACTACGCGAACGACCCGCTGTGGCGCGCCGGTGTGAGCCGGATGGAGCAGACGCCCCCGGGTCGGATTCGCGAGGGGGCCCGGGCCGTCGAACAGCTTCGTGTGCTCGGGCGCGAGCTCCGCAACGATGTCGTCGTGGAGGACGTCGAGGAGGGCGCCTGGTTCGCGTGGCGCGTGATCGGAGGCGTCGACGCCCACGGCACCCGACGCATCCTTCCGTTCGACGCGCACAGCTGCGAACTCGTCACCGAGAAGCACCTCGCGCTCAGCGGAACCGACCGCCTCCTCACCCCCCTCGTGGCGTGGACGATACGCCGCACGGAGGCCGCAGACGCCCGCCGCGCGGCAGGACTTGTCGAGAGCCGGATCTAG
- a CDS encoding methylenetetrahydrofolate reductase yields MTETVRDGARPTFSFELFPPRDAAAESALVGSTLPALVAAGPEFISVTYGASGSTRDVSLDVLRRVLETEVRPMAHLTCVGSSYAEASRLIREFLDAGVTSFLALRGDPPAGVAEKDVFLGDLGSAGELVQLIHRVQAERMPFRQLDVPGVPSAKRLASGEKVTIAVAAFPNGHPRSRSRAQDLDTLLAKQAAGANLAITQLFFDADDYLGFVDAARAAGVTMRILPGIMPVLSVPRLRRILELTGEREPTELLRALEASDDPAAVGIEHATRLASTLLQGGAPGLHLYTFNRHEAPLAVLAGVGLLPIPEPIGNPLA; encoded by the coding sequence ATGACCGAAACCGTGCGCGATGGCGCCCGGCCGACGTTCTCGTTCGAGCTGTTCCCGCCGCGCGACGCCGCTGCCGAGTCGGCCCTCGTGGGCAGCACGCTCCCGGCGCTCGTGGCGGCGGGGCCCGAGTTCATCTCGGTGACCTACGGGGCGAGCGGCTCCACCCGGGATGTCTCGCTCGACGTGCTGCGGCGCGTGCTCGAGACCGAGGTGCGGCCCATGGCGCACCTCACCTGCGTGGGCTCCTCCTACGCGGAGGCCAGCCGTCTCATCCGCGAGTTCCTGGACGCGGGCGTCACGAGCTTCCTCGCGTTGCGCGGCGACCCTCCCGCGGGCGTGGCCGAGAAGGATGTCTTCCTCGGCGACCTGGGCAGCGCCGGAGAGCTCGTGCAGCTCATCCATCGCGTGCAGGCCGAGCGCATGCCGTTCCGCCAGCTCGACGTGCCCGGTGTGCCGAGTGCGAAGCGCCTCGCCTCCGGCGAGAAGGTGACGATCGCCGTCGCGGCGTTCCCCAATGGGCACCCGCGGTCGCGGTCGCGCGCACAAGACCTCGACACCCTGCTCGCGAAACAGGCTGCGGGTGCGAACCTCGCCATCACGCAACTGTTCTTCGACGCGGACGACTACCTCGGTTTCGTGGACGCCGCGCGCGCGGCAGGTGTCACGATGCGGATCCTGCCGGGCATCATGCCGGTGCTGAGCGTGCCGCGCCTGCGTCGTATCCTCGAACTCACCGGGGAACGCGAGCCGACCGAGCTGCTGCGCGCGCTCGAGGCATCCGACGATCCGGCGGCGGTCGGCATCGAGCACGCCACCCGCCTCGCGTCGACGCTGCTCCAGGGCGGCGCCCCCGGCCTTCACCTCTACACCTTCAACCGACACGAAGCCCCGCTCGCGGTGCTCGCCGGCGTCGGGCTCCTCCCCATCCCCGAACCGATCGGAAACCCACTCGCATGA
- the metE gene encoding 5-methyltetrahydropteroyltriglutamate--homocysteine S-methyltransferase has translation MTAPFPTGTILGYPRIGRRRELKRAVEAYWAGRIDAAELEGTAAELRHVTRERLVSLGLGRDDSSIPESFSYYDQVLDAAVTVGAVPTRFADLVDADGAVDLAGYFTIARGEGDRAPLEMTKWFDSNYHYLVPEIGPETEFRLAGDRLVREVEEAAAAGYVTRPVIVGPVTFLLLAKPSDEAPAGFAPLSRLEDLLPVYRELLARLAAAGAQWVQLDEPALVSESLETPRGEVLAAAQTAYGSLGAGRPLGILVAAPYGSLDDALPVLEQAPIDAIALDLVKGAVPTRPATDKVLVGGVIDGHNIWRGDLEAAFEKLGKLAALTPQVAVATSTNLFHTPHDVADEPELSAQLKTWLAFADQKVGQVATLARGLREGKTAIQAELDAASAALEDRSTAPGVRDGAVRSRVAGLDASAFSRGDYATRRAEQDVALRLPPLPTTTIGSFPQTGDIRRERARQAKGEITEAEYEEFLKLQIRDVVALQERIGLDVLVHGEPERNDMVQYFAENLDGFAVTQNGWVQSYGSRATRPSILWGDVSRPAPITVRWSTFTQSLTDKPVKGMLTGPVTILAWSFVRDDQPLADTAYQVALALRDEIADLEAAGIGVIQVDEPALRELLPLKKRDQAAYLDWSVNSFKLATSGVKNRTQIHTHLCYSEFGVVLDAIDGLDADVTSIEAARSRMEVVPELERSGFGRGIGPGVYDIHSPRVPSVEEVQELIGTALSSIPERQLWINPDCGLKTRGYDETVASLENILSATREARAALGA, from the coding sequence ATGACCGCACCATTCCCCACCGGCACGATCCTCGGCTACCCGCGCATCGGTCGCCGTCGTGAGCTGAAGCGCGCCGTGGAGGCGTACTGGGCCGGCCGCATCGACGCCGCCGAGCTCGAGGGCACCGCCGCCGAGCTGCGCCACGTGACCCGCGAGCGCCTCGTGTCGCTCGGCCTCGGACGCGACGACTCGTCGATCCCGGAGTCGTTCTCCTACTACGACCAGGTGCTCGACGCCGCCGTCACCGTGGGCGCCGTGCCGACCCGCTTCGCCGACCTCGTGGATGCCGACGGCGCCGTCGACCTCGCCGGCTACTTCACGATCGCGCGCGGCGAGGGCGACCGCGCCCCGCTCGAGATGACCAAGTGGTTCGACTCGAACTACCACTACCTGGTGCCCGAGATCGGGCCGGAGACCGAGTTCCGGCTCGCCGGCGACCGCCTGGTGCGCGAGGTCGAGGAGGCCGCCGCCGCGGGCTACGTGACCCGGCCCGTGATCGTCGGCCCGGTCACCTTCCTGCTGCTCGCCAAGCCGAGCGACGAGGCGCCCGCGGGCTTCGCACCGCTGTCGCGCCTCGAGGACCTGCTGCCCGTCTACCGGGAGCTGCTGGCACGCCTCGCCGCGGCCGGTGCCCAATGGGTGCAGCTCGACGAGCCGGCGCTCGTGAGCGAGTCGCTCGAGACCCCGCGTGGCGAGGTGCTCGCGGCCGCCCAGACCGCCTACGGCTCGCTCGGGGCGGGTCGCCCGCTCGGCATCCTCGTGGCGGCCCCGTACGGCTCGCTCGACGACGCCCTCCCCGTGCTCGAGCAGGCGCCCATCGACGCCATCGCGCTCGACCTCGTCAAGGGCGCCGTGCCGACCCGTCCGGCGACCGACAAGGTGCTCGTGGGCGGTGTCATCGACGGCCACAACATCTGGCGCGGCGACCTCGAGGCCGCGTTCGAGAAGCTCGGCAAGCTCGCCGCACTCACCCCCCAGGTCGCGGTCGCCACCTCGACCAACCTGTTCCACACCCCGCACGATGTCGCCGATGAGCCCGAGCTCTCCGCGCAGCTGAAGACCTGGCTCGCCTTCGCCGACCAGAAGGTCGGCCAGGTGGCGACGCTCGCCCGCGGCCTGCGCGAGGGCAAGACCGCCATCCAGGCCGAGCTGGACGCGGCCTCCGCAGCTCTCGAGGACCGCAGCACGGCCCCCGGTGTGCGCGACGGCGCGGTGCGCAGCCGCGTCGCCGGGCTCGACGCCTCGGCGTTCTCGCGCGGCGACTACGCGACCCGCCGTGCGGAGCAGGATGTCGCGCTGCGCCTGCCCCCGCTGCCGACCACCACGATCGGCTCGTTCCCGCAGACCGGCGACATCCGCCGAGAGCGCGCCCGCCAGGCGAAGGGCGAGATCACCGAGGCGGAGTACGAGGAGTTCCTCAAGCTCCAGATCCGCGACGTTGTGGCGCTGCAGGAGCGCATCGGCCTCGACGTCCTCGTGCACGGCGAGCCCGAGCGCAACGACATGGTGCAGTACTTCGCCGAGAACCTCGACGGCTTCGCGGTCACCCAGAACGGCTGGGTGCAGTCCTACGGTTCGCGCGCCACGCGCCCCTCGATCCTGTGGGGCGACGTGTCGCGCCCGGCGCCCATCACGGTGCGCTGGTCGACCTTCACCCAGTCGCTCACCGACAAGCCCGTCAAGGGCATGCTCACCGGGCCGGTCACGATCCTCGCCTGGTCGTTCGTGCGCGACGACCAGCCGCTCGCCGACACCGCCTACCAGGTGGCGCTCGCCCTGCGCGACGAGATCGCCGACCTCGAGGCGGCCGGCATCGGCGTCATCCAGGTCGACGAGCCCGCACTGCGCGAGCTGCTGCCGCTCAAGAAGCGCGACCAGGCGGCGTACCTCGACTGGTCGGTCAACTCGTTCAAGCTCGCCACGAGCGGCGTCAAGAACCGCACCCAGATCCACACGCACCTGTGCTATTCGGAGTTCGGCGTCGTCCTCGACGCGATCGACGGGCTGGATGCCGACGTCACCTCGATCGAGGCGGCTCGCAGTCGCATGGAGGTCGTTCCGGAGCTCGAGCGCAGCGGCTTCGGCCGCGGCATCGGGCCGGGCGTCTACGACATCCACTCGCCGCGCGTCCCCAGCGTCGAGGAGGTGCAGGAGCTCATCGGCACCGCCCTGTCGTCCATCCCGGAGCGCCAGCTGTGGATCAACCCGGACTGCGGCCTCAAGACCCGCGGCTACGACGAGACGGTCGCCTCGCTCGAGAACATCCTGAGCGCCACCCGGGAGGCCCGCGCCGCACTCGGCGCCTGA
- a CDS encoding MarR family winged helix-turn-helix transcriptional regulator, which translates to MASPPPDFADHAVAQWSRERPDLDFAAMGPLARFARLGLIGGRLVDATFAPHSLDRGEFDVLASLRRNGAPYELTPSRLASVLLVSRGGMTKRIDRLEARGLVRRIARPSDRRSLLITLTDDGRRLIDELVAEHVVNESRLLAVLDPEELAAFDGVLRKLLAVAERVPTQSAGTTSSG; encoded by the coding sequence ATGGCGTCCCCTCCACCCGATTTCGCCGACCACGCCGTCGCCCAGTGGAGTCGCGAGCGGCCCGACCTCGACTTCGCGGCGATGGGACCGCTCGCCCGTTTCGCGCGGCTCGGGCTGATCGGCGGACGGCTCGTCGACGCGACATTCGCGCCGCATTCGCTGGATCGCGGTGAGTTCGATGTGCTCGCGAGCCTGCGCCGCAACGGCGCGCCCTACGAGCTGACGCCCTCGCGGCTCGCATCGGTGCTGCTCGTCTCGCGGGGAGGGATGACGAAGCGGATCGATCGCCTCGAGGCGCGTGGTCTGGTGCGGCGCATCGCGCGCCCCTCCGACCGACGGAGTCTGCTCATCACGCTCACCGACGACGGGCGGCGGCTCATCGACGAACTCGTTGCCGAGCACGTCGTGAACGAGTCGCGGCTGCTCGCTGTGCTGGACCCCGAAGAGCTTGCGGCCTTCGACGGCGTGCTGCGGAAGCTGCTGGCGGTGGCGGAAAGGGTTCCGACTCAGAGCGCGGGGACCACATCCAGCGGCTGA
- the hflX gene encoding GTPase HflX, with protein MSESVEHPRDVVEDEVARDAVERILAADDVHAGVRAFGGRAAALQDERTADGGERDGEQFDREERAALRRVGGLSTELADVTEVEYRQVRLENVVLIGVYTPSDTLEDAENSMRELAALAETAGAVVLDGLLQRRPHPDPATYLGRGKVQELADVVAALGADTVVADTELAPSQRRALEDAVKVKVIDRTAVILDIFSQHAKSREGKAQVELAQLQYLLPRLRGWGESMSRQAGGQVGAGNGMGSRGPGETKIELDRRRIHSRMARLRTQIKGFAPAREAKRANRDRYQVPSVAIAGYTNAGKSSLLNRITRAGVLVENTLFATLDPTVRRSRTPDGRVFTIADTVGFVRNLPHQLVEAFRSTLEEVSASDLVLHVVDGSHPDPASQIATVRDVLGEAGARDVPELIVFTKSDLIDDDRRILLRGLEADSVFVSARTGEGVEELIEEIGRRLPEPEVELEVVIPYDRGDLVSFAHDRARVLETSYDEAGTRIRVQASEAVAHQLESGAATGVVRS; from the coding sequence ATGAGCGAGAGCGTCGAACACCCCCGGGACGTCGTCGAGGACGAGGTCGCCCGCGACGCCGTCGAGCGTATCCTGGCCGCCGACGACGTCCATGCGGGCGTGCGCGCGTTCGGCGGACGGGCCGCCGCCCTGCAGGACGAGCGTACCGCGGACGGCGGCGAACGCGACGGCGAGCAGTTCGACCGCGAGGAGCGCGCGGCGCTGCGGCGCGTGGGCGGGCTCTCCACGGAGCTCGCCGACGTCACCGAGGTCGAGTACCGGCAGGTGCGCCTCGAGAATGTCGTGCTCATCGGCGTCTACACGCCGTCCGACACCCTGGAGGACGCCGAGAACTCGATGCGCGAGCTCGCCGCGCTCGCGGAGACGGCGGGCGCGGTCGTGCTCGACGGCCTCCTGCAGCGTCGACCGCATCCCGACCCCGCCACCTATCTGGGGCGCGGCAAGGTGCAGGAGCTCGCGGATGTCGTCGCCGCCCTCGGGGCCGACACGGTCGTGGCCGACACCGAGCTCGCCCCCAGCCAGCGTCGCGCCCTCGAGGACGCCGTGAAGGTCAAGGTCATCGACCGCACGGCCGTCATCCTCGACATCTTCAGTCAGCACGCGAAGTCCCGTGAGGGCAAGGCGCAGGTCGAGCTCGCCCAGCTGCAGTACCTGCTTCCCCGCCTGCGCGGCTGGGGCGAGTCGATGTCGCGCCAGGCCGGTGGTCAGGTGGGCGCGGGCAACGGCATGGGCTCCCGCGGTCCCGGTGAGACGAAGATCGAGCTCGACCGCCGCCGCATCCACTCCCGGATGGCGAGGCTGCGCACCCAGATCAAGGGTTTCGCTCCGGCGCGCGAGGCCAAGCGGGCCAACCGCGACCGCTACCAGGTGCCGTCGGTGGCGATCGCCGGCTACACGAACGCGGGCAAGTCGAGTCTGCTCAACCGCATCACCCGGGCGGGCGTGCTCGTGGAGAACACCCTCTTCGCGACCCTCGACCCGACGGTGCGCCGCAGCCGCACCCCCGATGGCCGCGTCTTCACGATCGCCGACACGGTGGGCTTCGTGCGCAACCTCCCGCACCAGCTCGTCGAGGCGTTCCGGTCGACGCTCGAGGAGGTGAGCGCCTCCGACCTCGTGCTGCATGTCGTCGACGGTTCGCACCCCGACCCGGCCTCCCAGATCGCGACCGTCCGCGACGTGCTCGGCGAGGCGGGCGCGCGTGACGTGCCCGAGCTCATCGTGTTCACGAAGTCCGACCTCATCGACGACGACCGGCGCATCCTGTTGCGCGGTCTCGAGGCCGACTCGGTGTTCGTGTCGGCGCGCACCGGCGAGGGCGTCGAGGAGCTCATCGAGGAGATCGGACGCCGGCTGCCCGAGCCGGAGGTGGAGCTCGAGGTGGTGATCCCGTACGACCGCGGCGACCTCGTCTCGTTCGCCCACGACCGGGCGCGGGTGCTCGAGACCAGCTACGACGAGGCGGGCACCCGCATCCGCGTGCAGGCGAGCGAGGCCGTCGCCCACCAGCTCGAGAGCGGTGCCGCCACGGGCGTCGTCCGCTCGTAA